From Nicotiana tabacum cultivar K326 chromosome 20, ASM71507v2, whole genome shotgun sequence, one genomic window encodes:
- the LOC107828359 gene encoding cytochrome P450 CYP749A22-like, translated as MESYESKEIEVNEQFRLMSTEIISKTAFGSSYLEGKHIFQMLDKLTLFIVMSSRRSRIPGISKLFRTIEDIESDKIREALREIMLMVKKREANVNSGQTDSYGSDFLGSLLKAHHDVDERKRISVDHVIDECKTFYFGGHETTTNLLSWSVLLLAINTDWQEKSRKEVLELFGKEYPETDSILKLEIVGMVINESLRLYPPVVDINRRVTRTTRFGELTVPAGVELDIPPLSVHHSFEIWGDDARLFKPDRFADGVAKATKEPLMAFLPFSFGLRKCPGSSFAIMQVKIALSMILQRYKFTLSPNYSHFPIVILSHCKIISYKMAAPCTKLLRGSGEGRTTRVYCT; from the exons ATGGAATCTTATGAAAGTAAAGAGATCGAAGTGAATGAACAATTCAGGCTTATGAGCACGGAGATCATCTCTAAAACTGCTTTCGGAAGTAGCTACTTGGAGGGGAAGCATATATTCCAAATGTTGGACAAATTAACTCTATTCATTGTCATGAGCTCTAGAAGGTCTAGAATTCCTGGAATAAG TAAACTTTTCAGGACAATTGAAGATATAGAATCAGACAAGATCCGAGAAGCACTACGTGAGATCATGTTAATGGTAAAGAAAAGAGAAGCCAATGTTAATTCAGGACAAACAGACAGCTATGGAAGTGATTTTCTTGGATCACTTTTGAAGGCTCACCATGATGTTgatgaaagaaaaagaatttcTGTGGACCATGTCATCGATGAATGTAAAACCTTCTATTTTGGTGGACATGAAACAACAACCAATCTACTAAGCTGGAGTGTTCTTCTCCTAGCAATCAACACTGATTGGCAAGAGAAATCAAGAAAGGAAGTTCTTGAACTCTTCGGCAAAGAATATCCAGAGACAGATAGCATTTTAAAACTAGAGATT GTGGGCATGGTAATAAATGAGAGTCTGAGGCTTTATCCACCAGTTGTGGATATAAACAGAAGAGTAACAAGAACAACAAGATTTGGCGAACTTACAGTTCCAGCAGGAGTTGAATTGGACATTCCCCCTTTATCAGTTCACCATAGCTTTGAAATATGGGGCGACGACGCTCGCCTATTTAAACCAGACAGATTTGCTGATGGAGTAGCTAAAGCAACAAAGGAGCCGTTGATGGCGTTTTTACCTTTCAGTTTTGGTCTTCGAAAATGTCCTGGCTCGAGTTTTGCAATTATGCAAGTCAAGATAGCACTTTCTATGATCTTGCAACGTTATAAGTTCACTCTTTCACCAAATTACAGTCACTTTCCCATTGTAATTCTCTCCCACTGTAAAATTATTAGTTATAAAATGGCAGCCCCGTGCACTAAACTCTTGCGGGGGTCTGGGGAAGGGCGGACCACAAGAGTATATTGTACatag